The nucleotide sequence GCGTACGGCACGCCTCGCTTGGCGCAGATCGCGCCGAGCATCGAGGAGGAGACGATCGTGGTCGCGTAGGTCCCGCGCTCGCCGCGGCGCATGAGGTGGTCGGCCAGCAGCACCCCGAGCTCGTCGCCGCGCAGCTGCCGCCAGCCGCCGCGCATCGGCGCGGCCGCGGCGCAGCGGTCGGCGTCCGGGTCGTTCGCGATCGCCAGATCGGCGCCGCGCTCGGCGGCGAGGGCGAGGACGTCGTCCATCACACCCTTCTCCTCGGGGTTCGGGAAGGCCAGGCCCGGGAACTCGGGGTTGGGCCGCTGCTGGTGCGCCACCGGCGTCGGCGCGGCGAACCCGGCCCGCTCGAACGCGGCGAGCAGCGTGTCGCCGCCGACGCCGTGCAGCGCGGTGGACACCACGCTCACCTCGCGCGGCGAGCCCGGCGCGACGGCGTCCGCGGCCGCCTGCAGGAACTTCTCGTAGACCTCCTCGCCGACGACCTGGTAGTCATCGGAGCGCGGGATCTGCCCGAGGGCCGTGACGGCGGCGATGCGGGCGGAGATGTCCGCGTCGGCCGGCGGGACGATCTGCGCGTTGAGCCCGCTCGCCCCGCCGAGGTACACCTTGTACCCGTTGTCCTGCGGCGGGTTGTGGCTGGCCGTGACCATCACGCCGGCGGCCGCCTCGAGCGCGCCGACCGCGAACGCCAGGACCGGAGTGGGCAGCTGCCGGGGCATCAGCAGCGCCGCCCGCCCCGAGCCCTGGACGATCTGCACGGTGTCGAGCGCGAACTCGTGCGAGCCGTGCCGGGCGTCGTACCCGACCACGACCGGCCCCTCGGCGCCGACGTCGTCGAGGTAGCGCGCGAGCCCGGCGGCGGCGCGGCCGACGACCGCGCGGTTCATGCCGTTGGGGCCGGCGCGCAGCGGTCCCCGCAGCCCGGCGGTCCCGAACTGCAGCGGGCCGCGGAACCGGTCGGCGAGGTCGGCCACGGCGGCCGCGTCGGGCAGGGCGTCGAGCAGCGCCTCGAGCTCGGCGCGGCTGCGCGGGTCGGGATCGTCGGCGATCCACGCCCCGGCGAGGGCGCGCAGCTGCTCGGCGGACGGCGTACCGGCCATGACTACCTCCTGGAAACGTCCGGCTCGGTCGGTGACGTCGGCGCCGGGATCTGCGTCAAGTCTGCCCGACCGGCTTCCGGCGCCGAGCGTGCCCGTCGTGCCGGGCGCGGCCGCGCCGCCGCAGCTTCGATTCTCCGGAAAACGTCGCCGAATCGGCCGGAACGGGCCGTGTGCGGCGACAGCGGGCCGCACGCGCGACGTTTTCCGGAGACCGCCAGGAGTCTGGGCCGGCGGGCCGGCCTAGGAGGCCTGGAAGGTCTGGATGACCTTGTTGGCGACCGCGGCCGTCTTGTCGCCCTGGTCGTGCGGGCCGGCCGTGATGACCTTCCAGAGGATCCCGTTGCCCTTGTCGGTCGCGTAGAAGTAGCCGCGGCGGTCGGCGCCCTTGAAGGTGTTCGTGTACTGCCACAGCACGTTGCCCTGCTGCGTGACCTCGTACTTCACGTTGTCGTACCCGGGCAGCTTGGCCGGTGAGCCCTCCTGGCTCTGCTGCGACTTGATCTGCTCGTCGACGCTGCTCTCGACGAGCGGCTCGGCGACCACGGTCACCTTGACCATCGTCTCGGGGTCCTCGCCGCCGGCGGCCAGCAGGAACTCGCTGCGTCCCTCGTCGAAGTTGCCGACCTTCCACCCGTCGGGCAGCGTGAAGGAGAAGGGGTGGAACTTGCCGTTCACGCTGATCGCGCCGGACGCCGTGCCGGACTGGATGGTGGTCTTGTTCGCCGTCGGCAGCGCGGCGGTCGGCGAGGTGGACGTGTCGGACGGCTCGCTGGCGGACGCCGTCGCCGAGCCGGACGCGCTCGGGGCACCGCCGGTGGAGCTGCCCGCGAGCTGCCACCAGAGGACCCCGCCGACCAGCAGCGCGACGACGAGGACACCGATCAGCACCGGGACCAGCAGGTTGCGGCCCCGCTCGCGGCGCGGCGTGATCGGCTGGTAGCCGCCGTCGTAGGAAGAGGCGCCGTAGTCGCCGCCGTACGCCGAGACGTCGTGGTCGCCGGTGGCCGGGCGTCCGCCGGTCGGGAACGCCGGCCGTCCGGGGCCGGCCTGGCCGTATCCGGACGGCCTGTACCCCGTGCCGCCGTAGCCGGTGCCGCCGGCCTCCGGGCCGCGCCGCCCTTGGCCCGGGCCCGGTGGGTAGGCGCCCTGCACGTACGCCGTCCGCCGGCCGGGCGCGGATCCCGCGTGACCGCCCTGCATCGGTCCCGAGGTACCGCCCTGCGCCGGTCCCGAGGTACCGCCCTGCACCGGTCCCGAGGTAGCGCCCTGCGGCCGTCCGGGTGCCGACGGCCCGCCCTGTCCGCCCCACGCCGTACCGCCGAGCGGGGCGAGCGGGCCGGTGGGCGGCGAGTACGTCGGCCGTGGGCCGGGCCGCTGGGCCGCGACCGACTCGAGCGCGTCCTGCAGCTCGTCGGGACGGATCCGGCTGCGCGGATCCTTGTCGAGCATCCGCTCGAGCAGCGGCCGCAGCGGGCCCGCGTGCGGTGCGGGACGCGGGTGCTCGCCGACGACGGCCGTGAGCGTCGCGACCGGGTCGCCCATGTCGAACGGCGGCGAGCCCTCGACCGCGCACTGCAGCGTCGCGCCGAGTCCCCAGATGTCGGCGGCCGGACCGGCGGGACGCCCGCGGGCCACCTCGGGCGCGATGTACGACGGCGAGCCGACCATCAGGCCGGTGCGGGTCAGCTGGGAGTCCTCGGCGCGACGGGAGATGCCGAAGTCGGCCAGCTTCACCCGGCCGTCGGGGGAGACGAGGATGTTGCCCGGCTTGACGTCGCGGTGCGTGATGCCGACCTCGTGGGCGCTCTTCAGCGCGGCCAGGACGGCCACGCCGATGCGCGCCGCCTCGGCTGGCGGCAGCGTGCCGTCGTCCTTGATGATCTGCGCGAGGCTCTTCGCCGGGACCAGCTCCATGACGACCCACGGCCGGCCGTCGTCCTCGACCACGTCGTACAGCGTGACCACGTTCGGGTGCGACAGCGCCGCGATCGAGCGGGCCTCGCGCAGCGCGCGCTCGCGGGCGACGTGGTTCTCCTCGGCGGTCTGGGTCGGTGGCAGCAGCACCTCCTTGACCGCGACGGACCGGCCGAGGACGACGTCCTGCGCCTTCCAGACGGCCCCCATCGACCCGCGGCCCAGCAGCGAGTCCAGCCGGTAGCGGTTGGCCAGCAGCCGCTGCCGGTAGGCGCCGTCCGCAGCCCCCGCGCCTTCGGCGTCCGGCTCGTTCCCGGGAACCGGCTCGAGCCGGGTGCGCGTCTCGCCGCCGGCGACCAGGTGCGCGTCGGCCGTGGGGTCGCCGTCGTCCCAGGTCTCGTCCCAGCCGTCGCCCCAGCCGCCGGACGGCGGACCGCCGGCGGGCGCATCCGGGCGCGACGAACCGTCCGGCGCGGGGCCGGCCCGCTCGTCGTCGAACTGCGTCATGGAACTTCCGGTCTGTGGTTCGGGCTCGCACCATTCTTGCAGCGATCCTCCGCAGGACTCGCGCCGCCGGGTGACGATTCGTGCACTTCGCCGCGGCAGACGCACGCCGGGCGCGTCCGGTGCCACCGCCGAACGAGCGGCACGACCGGCGTCCGTCGCGGGCGGACGCCGCACCCGGTGCATCGCGCGCACCGGACCCGTTGCGTCATCGCGACCTGCGCCGTCATGGAAGACTCGTCCGCGTGGATATTCCTTTCAACCCGTCAGCCGGACCCACGCTCGGTGTCGAGTGGGAGCTCGAGCTGGTCGACCTCAAGACCCGCGAGCTGACCTCGCGCGCCGTCGAGATCCTCGGTGACATCACGCCCGAGGGCGCGGCGGAGCACCCGCGCGCCAAGCACGAGCTGCTGCAGTCGTGCATCGAGGTCATCACCGGCATCTGCGACTCGGTGGAGGAGGCGACGTCGCAGCTCGCCGCCACGGTCGCCGAGGTGCAGGCCGCCGCCGACCCGTACGGCATCGGGCTGATGTGCTCGGGCACCCACCCGACCAGCGACTTCCGCGAGCAGGACATCTCGCCGAAGGAGCGGTACGCCGACCTCATCGAGAACATGCAATACCTCGCGCGGCGGATGGCCATCTTCGGCGTCCACGTGCACGTCGGCGTCACCGACAAGAACAAGGTCATCCCGATCGTCAACGCGCTGACCCAGTACGTCCCGCACTTCCTGGCGTTCTCGGCGTCCTCGCCGTTCTGGATCGGCGAGGACACCGGGATGGCGTCGTACCGATCGAAGATCTTCGAATCATTGCCGACCGCCGGGCTGCCCTACCAGCTGGACTCGTGGGCCGAGTTCGAGCTGTACATGGAGACGCTCGTCGAGACCAAGTCGATCCGGACGATCCGCGAGGTGTGGTGGGACATCCGCCCGCACCCGAACTTCGGGACCATCGAGCTGCGGATCTGCGACGGGCTGCCGTCGCTGGAGGAGATCGGCGCCGTCACCGCGCTGTCGCAGTGCCTGGTGACGCTGCTCGACCGCGAGATCGACCGCGGCTACCAGCTGCCCAAGCCGCGCCAGTGGCTGGTCCGCGAGAACAAGTGGCGCGCCGCCCGGTTCGGGATGGACGCCGAGATCGTCGTCGACAACATCCGCACCCTGCGCCCGGTGCGCGAGTCGCTGCTCGGCCTGGTCGAGGAGCTCATGCCGACCGCCAAGCGGCTGGGCTGCGTCGACGAGCTGGGCTCGATCGAGACGATCCTCGACCGCGGTGCCAGCTACCAGCGGCAGCGGGCCCGGCTGCAGGAGACCGGCAAGATGAGCGACGTCGTGGACCTGCTGCTCGGCGAGATGCGAGACGGCCTGAAGTGAGCGTGGACCGGCAACGCCTCGATGCCTGGGTGGAGCAGGACCTGCAGCGGGTCATCGACGTACGGCACGACATCCACGCGCATCCCGAGCTCGGATTCGACACGCCGCTGACCTGCCATGCGATCGCCACCGAGCTGCGGGCCAGCGGCCTGGAGCCGGTGATGATCCGCGGCGGGCTGTACGTCGACATCGGGGACGGGCCACCGCGGGTCGGCGTCCGCGCCGACATCGACGCGCTGCCGCTGCCGGAGGAGACCGACCTGCCGTGGGCCTCGGTCTTCCCGGGCCGCATGCACGCGTGCGGGCACGATGTGCACGCCGCGGTCGCCCTCGGCACCGCCCTCGCGCTCGCCGACCAGCCGGATCTGGCCGCCGGCGTGCGGGTCATCTTCCAGCCCGCGGAGGAGGTGCTCGGCGGAGCGCTCGCCGTCATCGACGAGGGCGCCGTGGACGGCCTCGAGCAGATGTTCGCGCTGCACTGCGAGCCGCACCACGAGGTCGGCACGGCCGGTACCCGCAGCGGACCGATCACCGCCGCCTGCGACAAGTTCGAGGTCACCCTCCGCTCCACCGGCGGGCACACCGCGCGGCCGCACCTGACCGTCGACATCGTCGACGCGCTGGCCCGGCTCGCGACCGGGCTGCCGGCGCTCGCGTCGCGGCGGGTCGACCCGCGCGCCGGCCTGAGCATCGTCTTCGGCTCGCTGCAGGCCGGCGAGGCCGCCAACGCGATCCCGACCGAGGGCACGCTGGCCGGCACCGTCCGCGTCATGACGCCGCGGGTCTGGCGCGACTGCGAGGAGCTCGTGCGCGGCTGGATCTCCGAGCTGGTGGGGCAGTCCGGCGCCGAGATCACGATCGACTATGCGGTCGGCGTACCGCCGGTCGACAACGACCCCGAGGCGGCGTTCGCGCTGCGCCAGGCGATCTTCGAGGTCGTCGGCGCGCACGGCACCTTCGTGCCCGAGCAGTCGATGGGCGGCGAGGACTTCGCGTGGTACGGCGAGCGGTGCCGGATCGCGCTGGCCCGGCTCGGCGTCCGGGCCCCCGACCAGCCGAAGACGGACCTGCACCAGGGCGCCTTCATCGCCGACGACGGCGCCATCGAGGTCGGGGTGCGGATCCTGGCCGCCGCGGCGGTGGACGCCGTCGAGCAGCTGGTCGGCGAGCCCCTGGAGTAGCGCCGCTCCCGCAGTTCCCCCGCCCGTTGTGTTGTTACCGCTTCGGGCGACGTCGCCCGGAGTCGTCACGACACAACGGGGAAGGCGCCCGGGCTACAGGGAGTTGCAGGGGCGGTTGCGCAGCGCGGCGACGTAGTCGTCGGGGGCGCCGGCGGCCTGCGCAGCCTCCGCGAGGACGCCGAGGTAGCGCGCCGACGGCAGGCCGCCCTCGTACGCGTTGAGGACGTACGCCCACGCCGCGACGTCCCCGTCGAGGGAGTGCACGTGCAGCCGGATCCGCTGGTAGAGGCCCGTGGTCGCCGATTCCCACTCGTCCAGGGCGCGGGCATCGGAGGCGGGGACGTCGTACAGCGCGACGAACACCGAGCCGACCCGGTCGGGGACGATCGTCGCGAGGGCGCCCTCCCAGCCGTGCTCCTCGCCGCCGAAGGTGAGCCGCCAGCCGCGCACCCAGCCGGTGCCGGCGGTAGGGGAGGAGGGGCAGCGCTCACGCATCTGGGCCGGGTCCATGTTCGACCCATAGGCGGCGTACAGGCTCACCGGACCAGGTTAGCGGCCGCATGAAAAGATCGTCAGGTAAGGCACCCTCCCGCGAAGGACAGACCGACGTGACCAACATCGTCATCATCGGCGGCGGACCCGCCGGCTACGAATCGGCGTACGTCGCCGATTCTCTCGGCGCGACCGTGACCCTCGTCGAGGCCGACGCGCCCGGCGGGGCCTGCGTGCACTACGACTGCGTGCCCTCGAAGGCGTTCATCGCCTCCAGCGAGGTCGTCTCCAACACGCGGGACGCCGACGTGCTGGGCATCCGCATGCCGCCTGCCGACCAGATCACCGTCGACGCGCCGCAGGTGTACGCCCGCGTCAAGGAGCTCGCGCAGGCGCAGCTCGACGACGTCACGGCCGGCCTGGCGCGGACCAAGGTGAAGGTGGTCTGCGGCCGCGGCCGGCTGCTGCCGGCGGAGGGCAAGGGCGGCCACCCCGTCGAGATCACGCCCACCGACGGCCCGGCGTACGTCGAGCAGGCGGACGTCGTGCTGCTGGCCACCGGCGCCAGCCCGCGCGTCGTGAGCGGCGCCGAGCCGGACGGCGAGCGGATCCTCGACTGGCGGCAGGTCTACGACCTGCCGGACCTGCCCAGCAAGCTGATCATCATCGGCTCGGGCGTCACCGGCGCTGAGTTCGCCTCGGCGTACAACGAGATGGGTGTCGACGTCACGCTGATCGCCTCGCGCGACCGGGTGCTTCCCCACGAGGACGGCGATGCGGCCCGCCTGCTGGAGGAGGCGTTCGCGCGGCGCGGCATGACGATCCTGACCCACGGCCGCGCGAGCTCGGTCACCAATACCGGCGACGGCGTCCGCGTCGAGCTGGCCGACGGCCGTGTGATCGAGGGATCGCACTGCCTGATGACCGTCGGGTCGGTCCCCAACACCGGGGGTCTCGGCCTCGAGGACGCCGGCGTCGCGACGGACGACGGCGGGTTCGTGCGGGTCGACCGCGTCTCGCGCACGTCGGTGCCCGGGGTGTACGCCGCGGGCGACGTGACGGGGGTGCTGATGCTCGCCTCGGTCGCGGGCATGCAGGGACGCATCGCGATGTGGCACGCGCTCGGCGAGGCGGTCGCCCCGCTGCAGCTGAAGACCGTGTCCTCGAACATCTTCACCCACCCGGAGATCGCGACCGTCGGCATCGGCGAGCGGACCATCGACGACCGCGACATGGACGTCCGGTCGGTCACCCTGCCGCTGCGCACGAACGCCCGCGCCAAGATGGCCGAGCTCACCGACGGCTTCATCAAGCTGTTCTGCCGGCCGACCACCGGCGTGGTGATCGGCGGCGTCGTGGTCGCGCCGCACGCGAGCGAGCTGATCATGCCGATCACCCTCGCCGTCCAGCAGCGGCTGACGGTCCAGCAGATCGCGCACACCTTCACGGTGTACCCCTCGATCACCGGCTCGATCAGCGAGGCGGCCCGCCGGCTCATCGAGCACGACGACCTCGACTAGCTCGGGCCGCGGAGCCCAACGGTTGGCTACCCGCCGGTAGTTTCCCCTGATGCAGCAAGAACGCTGCATCGGGGGAACATCCACCGAGACGTGCGCGGCCGGGGCGTCGGCGGCCGGGGCCATCGGGTGGCCGTCGGCGCCCGAGCTGCGGCCAGGCCGGGTGCCGCGTCGTCGTCCACACCCGCCCTCGGTGTCCACAGGCCGGCGGCCGGTGCTGCCGGCCGACGATGCATCGCGCGACGCTGGGGCGGTGAGCAAGCTCAGGGTCGATGGCGACGCGTTGGCGGCGCTCGCCGACGCGGACGGCGTCATCGACGCCGACGCGCTGCGCTCCATCGCGGTGACCCGCTTGGTGCAGGCGCGGCTGCTCGGTGCCGGGCTGCTGCACCAGCTCGCGCCCACGCTCTTCGCGGTCGCGCCGGTGAGCTGGCGCAGCCGGGTCGGCGCGGCCCTGCGGCTCGGCGGCCCGCGCGCGGCGACCTACGGCCCGACGTCCCTCGCCCTGCACGGCGTCGGCGACGAGTCGCTGCCGGTGCACGTCGTGCTGCCGCCGGCCGTCCGCGTGCGGGATCGTGACTGGGTCCGCTTCCACCGCAGCGACCTCGACCGGCTCGTGCTGGTCAACCACGCGCCGCGGCGCGTGGGACTCGACGACAGCGTCGTCGACGCGGTCGGGATGCTCGACGAGCTGGCGGCGGTCGCGCTGATCACCCGCGTCGTCCAGGAGCGCCGTACGACCGCGCTGCGGCTGCTGCAGGTCGCGCAGCGGCGACCGCGCCTGCCGCACCGACGGATCGTGCTGCTGGTCCTGCGCGACGGCGCGGGGATCGAGAGCGCGCTCGAGTGGGTGTACGCCGACCGCGTCGAGCGGCCGCACGGGATCGCGCCGATGCGGCGGCAGTTCGTGGTACCCGAGACCGGCCACCGCGCCGACGGCGCGTTCGTCGATCGCCGGTGGCTCATCCACCTCGACGGTGCGGCGTACCACGACGCGGACGCCGACCGGAGGCTCGACGTCCGCCACGCGGCGCTCGGGTACAGCTCGTCGCGGCTGACGTGGTCGGACTGCTGGGGCACCCCGTGCGCGACCGCCAGGCTGCTGGCCGGGGGTGAGCCGCCCCGGCGCTGTCGGCGTTGTCCACCCGCGCCCGGCCGGACCGTCCTCTGACTACCCACCGGTAGTCTTCCTCCGATGCAGCGGGAACGCTGCATCGGGGGAACATCGCAAGACCGACGCTCAGCGCCACTGATGCGGGCTCGGCGCTAGGCGCCCACCGATGGGAACGGCGTCGTCGTCGAGCCGGTCCCCAGCGCGTTCGGGTCCCAGGGCCCCTCGCATCCGCGATAGCCGACGACCGGGTCCCACAGCCCGTCGACGGGATCGAACCGGATGTTCTGCGCCCACCGGGCGCAGCCGGTCCAGTACTCCTCCAGCGACGGGGCGATCACCTCCTTGATCCGGGCCTCGTTGTAGGAGAACCACACCGCACCGGTGATCCGGTCCACCGCGACGACGTCCTTGGGCGAGGACGTCAGCAGTGGCCACCAGGAGTCCTCCCAGTACGGATCGGCCTCCCCGAAACGGCGGGCGTACCCGCCCTTCATCGCCGCGTACGCGCGGGAGCGCTCCTCGCCGAGCAACTCGGCCATCATCATCAGCTCCGGCGCCCGCCCGTCGTACCGCGCCCGCCACGACACGAGGTCGAGCCCGTCCGCGACGGCGTAGGTGGCGGCGACCGAGGCCGGGACGTCGTCCGCCTCGACGGCCCGCCCCGGCCGGAGCAGCGCGCGGTCGAAACCGCGATCGACGAGAACGGCGAGCAGGGCCTCGAACGACGTGCTCATCGACCGGGCTGCCCGAGGCGCTCTGCGCAGAGGTGGGCGCGGTGCTCGGTCATCAGCGGGACGTGCTCGCCGAACCCGTTCCAGCCCCGGTCCGCCCGCAGGAAGGGCTGGGCACCGATCGCCTCGTAGACCGAGTGCTTCCAGGCGTAGGCCTCGGGCGTCGCGGCGCCCTCATCGAAGGGCGGTGGCTCCTCCGTGGCCCACACGACGTATCCGCCGTGGCTGAGCACCCGCCGCCGCGCTCCCGCCCGTTCGAGGCGGTCGGCACCCCACCGCGCGACGAAAGCGGGCCCGAAGACCTGCACCCAGAAGACATCGGGAAGGTGCATCTCCAGCGCCTGGAACGGCGGCGGCCGCCACGCCGGCGGCGCGCCACCGGCGGGAGACGGCCCGTGCCTGCCGACGCGGTCGGCGAGGAAGCGGCCCCGCTGCTGATGCACGTGCTCGACCTGCGCGAGGAAGCCGTAGGAGGCTTCGATCGCCTCGGCGAGCCTCGCCAGCAGCTCGCCGAGATCGCCCGGCGACCGCGGTGCCAGCAGGAGCTCCACCTTGCTGGGTCGGACGAAGCCCGGGGGATGGCGGCGGAATGGGTCCGCCACGTACGACACCGTGCCAGTCCCGCCTCCGTGCGGAGCGGCCAGGTGCACGACAGCCTGCGGCCGGTCGGCCTGTCGGGTGGCCAGCTCGACCAGCTGGCCCGGGAGGTCGGAGACCGTCGTCCGCGCCGGGTCCCGCGCACCCACCCGCGTCGGGGCGTGCTGGGGAAACGTCTCGAGCACCCGAGCCACGCGGGCGACGAACTCCGCCGCGCCGGGTCGGGCGACGGTCACGAGCTCGAGGGAGTAGGTGGGCGCCGTGGCCTGCGGAGCGCGCGCTGGTTCGGTCACGCACCGATCATCGCGCAGGTCACCCGGCGAAGCGCTGTCGGGAGTGGCCGTCGCGGCCGAACGGGTCGGCCGAGGCAGGCATGGACAGAACACGTAAAGGGGACCCGATTCCGGACCGGTGCACTGTTGACATGTGCGTCAACTGTTGCCATCGTCACAGGTATGGCGCTTGATGAGGCATCACAACAATTTCTGGTAGCAATGGCCGAGGGCGGCTCGCCGCCCCTCTACGAGCAGACGCCCGCGATGGCCCGCACGACCGGTCCGATCTTCGCGGGAATGAGCGGTCCGGGACCGGAGGTCGGGGAGGTCCGCGACCTTGAGCTGGACGGCGCGAACGGGCAGTTCCGCGCGCGCGTCCTGAAACCCAAGGGCGACCCGAAGGCGATCATCGTCTACTACCACGGCGGCGGCTGGGTGATCGGCGACATCGACCTGCAGTACGACACGGTGGCGCGGCAGCTGGTCGACAAGAGCGGCTGCACGGTGGTGATGATCAACTACCGCAAGGCCCCCGAGTTCCCGTTCCCCACCGCGGTCGACGACTCGTACGCCGGTCTCGAGTGGGTCGACGCGCACCGCGACGAGCTGGCTCCCGCGGGCGCGCCGCTGATCGTCGCCGGTGACAGCGCGGGCGGCAACCTGAGCGCGGTGATGGCGCTGCGCTCGCGCGACCGCGGCGGCCCCAAGATCGACTTCCAGGTGCTCGTCTACCCGGTCACCGACTGCGACTTCGAGCGTGCGTCGTACAACGCCGAGTCCAACCAGCTGCTGCTGGACCGCAAGCTGATGGAGTGGTTCTTCGCGCACTACGAGCCCGACCCCGAGGCGCGCAAGCACCCCGACATCTCCCCGATCCGCCACGAGAACCTCGGCGGCCTGCCGCCGGCGTTCGTCTACGTCGCCGAGTGCGACCCGTTGCACGACGAGGGCGTCGAGTACGCCGAGAAGCTCAAGCAGGCCGGCAACGAGGTCGAGCTGGCGGAGGCCGAGGGCCAGATGCACGCCTTCTTCCAGATGGCCAACATCCTGCCGGGCTATGCCAAGGGCATAGACCTGGTCGTCAACAAGATCAACGGGTTCGTAGCGAAAGCAGGGAAGCAATGACCACGACGACTACCCGAGAAGAGGCTGCTCAGCAGGGCGCCGAGCAGGCGAAGGTCGACTACGACGTCGTCATCGTCGGAGCCGGCTTCTCCGGCATGTACCAGCTGCACAAGCTGCGTCAGCAGGGGATGACGGCGCACGTGTTCGAGACCGGCGACGACGTCGGCGGCACCTGGTTCTGGAACCGGTATCCCGGCGCGCGGGTCGACATCGAGTCGCACCACTACTCCTTCGGCTTCGACGAGCAGCTGCAGCAGGAGTGGGACTGGCAGGAGCGCTACGCGCCGCAGCCCGAGTTGCTGGCCTACGCGCGACACGTCTCCGAGCGGTACGACCTGCGCAAGGACATCAGCTTCTCCACGAAGGTCGAGGCGCTGGATTGGGACGACGCGTCGGGCACCTGGACGGTCCGCACCGACAACGGCGACCCGGTCACTTGCCGGTTCGTCATCCTCGCCACGGGCTGCCTGTCGGTACCGCAGCGCCCGAAGTTCGAAGGCCTCGACGACTTCAAGGGCGAGCTGTACTACACCTCCAGCTACCCCAAGGAGGGCGTCGACCTCTCGGGCAAGAAGGTCGCGGTGATCGGCACCGGATCGTCGGGCCTGCAGACGATCACCGCGATCGCGCCCGAGGTCGGCGAGCTGACGGTCTACCAGCGCACGCCCTCGTTCGCCGTACCGGCGCGCAACTACGAGCTCAGCGACGAGGACCGGCAGAAGTACAAGGCCAACTACTCGGAGATCCGCACGAAGAACTTCGCGTCGAAGGTCGGTTTCGACGACGGCCAGAAGGCCGGCGTCCTCGCCTCGGAGCTGCCGCCGGACGAGGTCCGCGCGATGCAGGACGATCGGTGGGAGTTCGGCGGCCTGAGCTACGGGTTCGCGTTCGGCGACATCCTGCTGGACGCGGCCGT is from Cumulibacter manganitolerans and encodes:
- a CDS encoding phospho-sugar mutase; this encodes MAGTPSAEQLRALAGAWIADDPDPRSRAELEALLDALPDAAAVADLADRFRGPLQFGTAGLRGPLRAGPNGMNRAVVGRAAAGLARYLDDVGAEGPVVVGYDARHGSHEFALDTVQIVQGSGRAALLMPRQLPTPVLAFAVGALEAAAGVMVTASHNPPQDNGYKVYLGGASGLNAQIVPPADADISARIAAVTALGQIPRSDDYQVVGEEVYEKFLQAAADAVAPGSPREVSVVSTALHGVGGDTLLAAFERAGFAAPTPVAHQQRPNPEFPGLAFPNPEEKGVMDDVLALAAERGADLAIANDPDADRCAAAAPMRGGWRQLRGDELGVLLADHLMRRGERGTYATTIVSSSMLGAICAKRGVPYAATLTGFKWIVRAPEQTGAPLRFGYEEAIGYAVDPRSVNDKDGISAALVTAELAAALKAEGSSIQQRLDDLYAEFGYYLTSQISLRVDDLSIIAGTMRRLRDEPPTRIGPWAVAVEDLLPRTDALVLSGDGLRVVIRPSGTEPKLKAYLEVTATSEADAGSQMATLRSALSLILVPPTR
- a CDS encoding serine/threonine-protein kinase; this encodes MTQFDDERAGPAPDGSSRPDAPAGGPPSGGWGDGWDETWDDGDPTADAHLVAGGETRTRLEPVPGNEPDAEGAGAADGAYRQRLLANRYRLDSLLGRGSMGAVWKAQDVVLGRSVAVKEVLLPPTQTAEENHVARERALREARSIAALSHPNVVTLYDVVEDDGRPWVVMELVPAKSLAQIIKDDGTLPPAEAARIGVAVLAALKSAHEVGITHRDVKPGNILVSPDGRVKLADFGISRRAEDSQLTRTGLMVGSPSYIAPEVARGRPAGPAADIWGLGATLQCAVEGSPPFDMGDPVATLTAVVGEHPRPAPHAGPLRPLLERMLDKDPRSRIRPDELQDALESVAAQRPGPRPTYSPPTGPLAPLGGTAWGGQGGPSAPGRPQGATSGPVQGGTSGPAQGGTSGPMQGGHAGSAPGRRTAYVQGAYPPGPGQGRRGPEAGGTGYGGTGYRPSGYGQAGPGRPAFPTGGRPATGDHDVSAYGGDYGASSYDGGYQPITPRRERGRNLLVPVLIGVLVVALLVGGVLWWQLAGSSTGGAPSASGSATASASEPSDTSTSPTAALPTANKTTIQSGTASGAISVNGKFHPFSFTLPDGWKVGNFDEGRSEFLLAAGGEDPETMVKVTVVAEPLVESSVDEQIKSQQSQEGSPAKLPGYDNVKYEVTQQGNVLWQYTNTFKGADRRGYFYATDKGNGILWKVITAGPHDQGDKTAAVANKVIQTFQAS
- a CDS encoding glutamate--cysteine ligase, yielding MDIPFNPSAGPTLGVEWELELVDLKTRELTSRAVEILGDITPEGAAEHPRAKHELLQSCIEVITGICDSVEEATSQLAATVAEVQAAADPYGIGLMCSGTHPTSDFREQDISPKERYADLIENMQYLARRMAIFGVHVHVGVTDKNKVIPIVNALTQYVPHFLAFSASSPFWIGEDTGMASYRSKIFESLPTAGLPYQLDSWAEFELYMETLVETKSIRTIREVWWDIRPHPNFGTIELRICDGLPSLEEIGAVTALSQCLVTLLDREIDRGYQLPKPRQWLVRENKWRAARFGMDAEIVVDNIRTLRPVRESLLGLVEELMPTAKRLGCVDELGSIETILDRGASYQRQRARLQETGKMSDVVDLLLGEMRDGLK
- a CDS encoding amidohydrolase → MDRQRLDAWVEQDLQRVIDVRHDIHAHPELGFDTPLTCHAIATELRASGLEPVMIRGGLYVDIGDGPPRVGVRADIDALPLPEETDLPWASVFPGRMHACGHDVHAAVALGTALALADQPDLAAGVRVIFQPAEEVLGGALAVIDEGAVDGLEQMFALHCEPHHEVGTAGTRSGPITAACDKFEVTLRSTGGHTARPHLTVDIVDALARLATGLPALASRRVDPRAGLSIVFGSLQAGEAANAIPTEGTLAGTVRVMTPRVWRDCEELVRGWISELVGQSGAEITIDYAVGVPPVDNDPEAAFALRQAIFEVVGAHGTFVPEQSMGGEDFAWYGERCRIALARLGVRAPDQPKTDLHQGAFIADDGAIEVGVRILAAAAVDAVEQLVGEPLE
- a CDS encoding gamma-glutamylcyclotransferase, with the protein product MSLYAAYGSNMDPAQMRERCPSSPTAGTGWVRGWRLTFGGEEHGWEGALATIVPDRVGSVFVALYDVPASDARALDEWESATTGLYQRIRLHVHSLDGDVAAWAYVLNAYEGGLPSARYLGVLAEAAQAAGAPDDYVAALRNRPCNSL
- a CDS encoding NAD(P)H-quinone dehydrogenase; its protein translation is MTNIVIIGGGPAGYESAYVADSLGATVTLVEADAPGGACVHYDCVPSKAFIASSEVVSNTRDADVLGIRMPPADQITVDAPQVYARVKELAQAQLDDVTAGLARTKVKVVCGRGRLLPAEGKGGHPVEITPTDGPAYVEQADVVLLATGASPRVVSGAEPDGERILDWRQVYDLPDLPSKLIIIGSGVTGAEFASAYNEMGVDVTLIASRDRVLPHEDGDAARLLEEAFARRGMTILTHGRASSVTNTGDGVRVELADGRVIEGSHCLMTVGSVPNTGGLGLEDAGVATDDGGFVRVDRVSRTSVPGVYAAGDVTGVLMLASVAGMQGRIAMWHALGEAVAPLQLKTVSSNIFTHPEIATVGIGERTIDDRDMDVRSVTLPLRTNARAKMAELTDGFIKLFCRPTTGVVIGGVVVAPHASELIMPITLAVQQRLTVQQIAHTFTVYPSITGSISEAARRLIEHDDLD